attacacagccataaaagggatgagattgtgccatttgcaacaacataggtgGACCTAGacggcactatgctaagtgaaataagtcagactgaaaaagacaaatagcctatgatttcacttatatatggaatctaaaaaaacaaatgaacaaataaaaagcataatcagacctataaatatagagaacaaactgatggttgccaaagaAAAGAgggtaggggatgggcaaaatgggtgaaggggagagagagatacaggcttctagttatggaatgaataagtcacagaaataaaaaggcacaGCATAAATAATATAGTCAGGGATATTGTAATAGCGTTGTGGTGACCATAGCATtatatataaacttgtcaaatcactatgttgtacacctgaaactaatatgacattgcatgtcaactatactcaaataaaaaaaaagaaagaaagaaaatatgcaacAAAGAACCTTTTGGAGGTAATGAGTATATCaattaccttgattgtggtaaaGGTTTTACGGATGTACACATATGTCCAAATTcatcaaattatatacattaaatatgtgcagtttttgTTTATCAATTATACTTTAGTAAagctttttaacaaaaataaagtatgtgGAGATGTTTTATACTGGCTGCTTTGTAGTGATGGGATAATAATTTTTTCTTGCAactttatacttttctgtttttccttacaTTGTATATTGGttatttttgaaatcagaaatatGGCTTTTCTctgtgtaaaaacaaaaacaaaaataaaacattggttAGTTGtttcttcactcctttttattcaaatgatacatacatttttctgaaaattttttgcCATGGGCAagaaatatctgtattttaagttatatactttataaagtctgaatttttatcaaaattcaaTAGTAGTTTTATTTCAGTGCTTGGCACATCGTGGGTGCTCTACATGTATAGATACTTACTGAATATTGATAGATCAGATACTGTACTGAGAATTTGGGGTTCAGAAAGAATTGAATAGGGTCCTTACCTTCAAAATGCTTATAGAAACAAGCAAATACAATTTATGATCTGATATTGAGGCCAGACTAGAAGTCTGTTCCCCATGTGCATCAAACTCTCTCTGACTTCCAAGACCTCATAtatattattctctttctctgggaAATTCTAGTTCCACTTTCCACCTGACCAACTCCTATTTATTTGTTACGTCTCATATGGAAAGTCTCTTCCTTTGAAAGGCTATGGCTTGCCCTCATCTTGATATGTATTATCACGATGTTTTGAATTCCCGCATCACTGTGAGAACCTACTGCAGTTTGTTGAAGTTTATTGTTTGGTTGTCTGTCTCCACCGTGAACTCCACAAAGACTAAGACCAGGTGTATATTGCAGGATCTATTTCAGGATTTGGCATACTAATGGGAGGCAGTGTGGTGGCTGGAGGTCTCAGTTCATAGgatgataaaaagcaaaaataatgcatCCATTAAAGCTGGATGAAAAGACACAGTTGAAGACCTGAAATTTACTGACGGAGGTTCTTTTCTTAACATATTAACTAGTGCAAGATTTTATTCAGTGAGAAAagggaaatgggaaataaaatctGGGGGCAATGATTTTATGAAAGATTTCCTATTTCAGGACAAGAGCCACATAGAAAGAGACAGGCCTTCTTTTTCTGCTTGATACTGTTCTTTCTGGAACTCTTATTGTAGAGAAAAGCATTCCAACTACTGGGGTTCTTTCCCAGAGACTCTGGGGAGGAAAGCATCACCCATCCCCTTTGAATTTCTCAAGTGTTACAGTAAAATTATCCAATAATGTGATGTTACTTACAATGTCCACCAGAGGGTGATGTGCTACTGCTGGTACCACCTTTTATAGCATGGCCTGTGAGGACTAACTTTACTTATAATCTATCATTTTAAGAAtaccatataaataaaagaagcccTTTCTGTAGATGTGAAGACATAGAGGAAAAGATGGAAATGGCACCCATCCTGCCCCCATTCCCTAGAATGGACTAGATTCCCTGGGGTCTTGGAATGCTTTCCCTACCACCTGATGTGTGACTAACATGGCACAGAGTTCATGGTTTCTCCTGAAATGTagctggtctctctctctctttaaaaaaaaaatttttaatgtttcttattttgaggggggggaggggcagagagagagagggagacatagaatctgaagcaggctccaggctcttagatgtcagcacagagccccacgaagggcttgaactcaggaaccgcgagataaTGGCCTGaatggaagttggacacttatcgaaccgggccacccaggctcccctacctgGTCTCTTTATGTTCCTTTATATCTCATCCTAGAAATAGGACAAGATTAGGAAGGAGAATTATTAACATGgaaattttagagatgaggaccctgaaactaaagcccagagaaaATCATTAACTGGTCCAAGAGCAGTGGCCTTTTTTCTGTGCTCCCTCAGCACCTTGTTCTTGTTCTAGCTACAGTCTGTTTTAAGCTTGTGGTTATTTGTCTCTCTCATCCACCAGACAGAAATGATAGGGGCCTAGGCACTgaattttgttcactgctctattcTAGCATGGAGAGCAGTGCTGGGCACCCAGTAGGCATAAAATGGGGTAAAGCTGGAGAGAAAATTGGGTCTGAGGTGGGGTAGGATGAGGTTCCATCTAGGGTGATTCCCCTGTTAACAGCATATATGGATGAAGACAGGAACATGTTTATGAGGACCGAGAAGTGGATATTGTCTGATGGATCCATTAAAAGGGAATAGAACATCCTGTAGACTTGTGGCTTACTAATCCTTTTACCCCATTACTGGAATCTTCTGACTCTCACTTTAAGTAGCCAAAAAATGGCACCtgagagagtgcacatggaaGTGTCTTAATCCTAGAGCTGGATACAATTATGACCATTGATTCTGTTTATCAGTGTCCTGATCTGATAAGGGCAATAACCACAGCAAGTTCTTGTTGTGTGCTTGCTACGTGTCAGTCACTGTGCCAGATTATATTTATGACTTCATTCAGtcttcacagtgaaggagacTGTGGGTTTTTACAGATTTTACAAAGCCAGACAGCAGTAAGTAGAAGAGTTGGCATTTCAGCCCAGGCCCAAATGCCCAGTCCTCGCACTTTCCTTGAAGTAAGAGATGCCTAAAGCATGGCACACGGACCATGGTCAGTGTCCACGATAACTTTCATGATGCATAGACAAACATTTAATATACAGCTTGAAAGTGTATTATATTTTTTGTGCAACGGGGGAAAAATCTAATACATAAAGCAACATTAAAGCCTTCTTTGGAAGTAGGGGAAAAAGACACTGACATCACACAACCTGTGCCAAAACCCCCTAAAGATTCCCTTAAAcacctctctcctttccccagcaTTCCTCATTGGTTCTAAGCTGCCAattgattctcttcctctccaaatCTCCATCCTCAGATATCTGGGAGATATACTTTCCCCCAACAGCTTGTCCATCCTCAAGTTCTAGCACTGTCTCCCATCCCTTTTCACCACACAACTGTCCCCTACCTGCATTCTCAAACACTGAAGGCAGCCTAGGATCCATAAATGGTATGCAGGTTAATAATGCTCTCTGAAACTCTTGAACATGAGTTTTTAACAGATCAAACTCATGATTTGTACATAGCATAGAGAAGCAGAAAAGTCAATATTCACTTTGAAAGAGAAGTCACTCTTAGAAAGAAAGCTATACATACATGAGTTCATTTGTACAGAAACACTGACGTGGTAGAAGCATGAAGTCTTGAgtcattttttcctctctggatctcatccatgcaatggaatatcatATAGGTGTAACTCTAGGTGCAATTATTTTCTGACCACCAAGATGACCGAATCTCCTGGGGGGCATATATGTATGttcattgtctctctccctctattctttTTCTACCTCAACCCAACCTCTAGATGGTAAAGGGCTGGACCAAGCTATTCCAAATAACAAAGGAGGAGCTTCAGGAATAGAGGTACATGTTAGGAAAACCAGGTCATAAATTCTCTTCCGccagtctggggtgggggaatGATGGTAAATGGGAGGTAAGGATTGAAGGATGATAGCTTCTCTGTGTGATGGCTGTCAcgttatttgaaaaatacatggaaacaaatacctacttagttcatttttaatttgttgatagATATGTCAAGTTAAACAATTCAATGCATATTGTATGCACTTGTACagaagagacagacagcaagagagatggaaagagctCCAGGCCTTTTATCCAAGTCAGAGAACACTGAGAATATTTATTTGTACTTTACTCCTTCAAAATATTGTTATTATAGTGAAAAGTTGGGAAAAAAGGTAACCATCCATCAgaaccaaccatccatccatccatccatccatccatcagaaAACAGGTAATCAATCCATCCATCAGGTTGGTTAAATGAGTTATGTAAGatctacattttttaattctatgaagCTATTAAATGATGGTTTTTGTACATATCATTTAACAGGAAAAGACCCTCACCACCTATTGTCTGATAAAAATCTCAGGTATaaagaaattacatataaattaatgCTGATTGTAATGTACAACATAGAAATAGATACTTTTCAGTTATTAGGTACTCATTTCTGAACACTTTATCTGAATACTTAACACATATTCAAGATAGGAATTTCAAAACATCAAAGAGGGTGTACATACAGTCCACAGATACCTTTTCTCATTCTTGTCTCCCCATTCCCCTTCCCAGAGGCAgtttctaaaacaaaaccaagcaaaatgGCAACATCATTTGAAAACATAGGTGCAATGAGGTATGTAACACTAATGAACCTTAAACCTACtatatacaaatacattaaataaacacTGTGACCGAAAATAACGCACATCTCTAAGTAGCGAAAACGTGAGTGCGTACctaacacacacacgcacacagataATCAACAGAAAACGTCCTCGTAAAGGTCTACAAAAGTGTTTAGATATAGTGAGTGGTCTTACATGCCAGATGCGaccattaaaaacaatcttgCTCACAATAGCACCATAACGGTACAGTACATATGAATAATCTGAAAATGATCTGTGAAAACTGTAGGAAGAATAATACAACTGAGTGTTATGCAAGGCGACCTGCAAAGGTAGAGACACTGCTTGCTGACGGGATTGGAAGACTAGGGCTGTTCACAGACACATGTGTGCTCAGTTTTTTTATTATAAGCAAGTCCGTTGAAACACACTGAGAGGGAAGGGGTGGAAGCTTGGCGCGACATCACGGGTTCCCCAGTCCAGAAACCGACCTCTTTCATACAGTAATTCCTTCACAAGCACTGAGGTGGCCCCCTCGAAGGACACCGGGCACGTTTCAGGCGGGTGGCGGCCCCAGTCACTGCTCCTCTTCAGGAGAGGCAGGGGCTCACTCGGGAGACGCGTTCTGGATGGCCTTGAGCTCCTTCGTGGCCTCCTCCCCCCAGTTGCCACCGTCGACCTCCTCGATGACCACACTGCGCACGGTGCCCGCGTCCAGGCAGTGCGGGGCGACGCCGTAAACCCCGGGGTCAGAGACAGACGCGTGGAAACTCTGCACCCCGCACCTGCTGCAGAAGCTGTGCAGCGCCGGGTGCGTGTGGGATCGGTACGTGACGATGCTCTCGGCGCCCAGCAGGAGAGTGAAGCGCGAGGCCGGGACGAGGAAGTGCCGGTGCTGCTTCTTCCTGCACAGCCTGCAGCTGCAATCCACCACGCGCAGGTCTGCGGGGGCCCAGACGGCGAAGCGGACCGCGCCGCAGTGGCAGCCGCCGGTGTGGTACACCAGGCCCGGGTACTCGAAGGTGTCCAGCAGGAACTTGGCGGCGCCCTCGCAGCTGAGGCCCCGCCGCTTCCTGAACGTCTCCCAGCGCTCCCGCTGAGCGCCCAGGTCCATCTCGCCCGGGGACGCGGCAGGCGCCGGCGGCTTCGGGGCTGGTAGCGGGCCTCTGGAGGCTGCTTCCCGGGCTCGCCGCCACCAGCGCTTCCGCCGCAACCTTGCGGAATCCCGCCGGGCGGCCGCCGGCTTCCTCCCCGCCGCGTGGCTCCCCACGCGGACTTGGAAAGGGGGGCGCCGCGCGCCCTTGACCGCGATGGCTGCGCAGGCTGCGGCGGGATCCCCGGGCCGTTTTTGCCCCTGCAGCTGCTGGGTGTTTGCGCCGTTTCTCACTCTGCCCATGGCGCCTGCAGCCTTTCAAGTGCGTGCCCACTGCCCCTCGTTTCCTAGTAAGTTACCGAGCAGCCTCATTGCATCAGCCTGATTGGCCACTTGTTGAATATGATGTAGAGACCCTTCCTTTGACCCTATCAAAACAGCCTTTACTGGCCTGAAATTCTGGCTGAGCCTATCAGCTCCCTCTTCTCCTAAgtattattttctattgttcATTCCAATCAGAAGCCTACCCTTAAAATATTGAAACACTGGAAATGCTGCAGACCTTTTATCTAGCATGCATGTGGAAGCAGGCAGAACAATTTATAAAAAGCACTGTTCATCTAGTGTAGAAGAGACAAACTGAAACATAGACAAAGTGTGTAGTGTGTAATTGTACTAATAAAAATGATGACCTACAGTACTATGTTACAACACACCAGTGGacccaaagaaagaaactgtatgTTACTTCAATACAGGACAAGAAGGTCACTTGTGTAAGTGACATTTAAGAATAagaggtaaaagaagaaaaaatacattaattagtCCATCTATACCAAGAAAAATTAACAGCTCTGACAAGCATGCATGTGAAGCTGCAACTTTGTTCTTTGGAGATTGATGTGATCATTTCGCCTGGCCAGAGGAGAGACCCCACAAAATGAGCATGGATCTTCTTATCTGAGGTGTATTCAGCACCTGAGAAAACAGTGAGAAATCTTCCAAAAAGCGCTTCCTGAATTAGGTAGTGACAGCTACACACACTGGCTACAAGCAGAGGTCTATCCATAGCTTAGGCTCAATAATTCTTAACATTTTGTCATATATATCTACattcatgcatgtgtgtatatattttctgaaaaacatttttaagtcatATATACACATCAATGCCACTTCATCTCTCAGTATTTCAGCACTCATGTCCTGGGAATAAAGGCTGTGACAATAATTAAGGGAAAACCTCACTGAAGTGGGCTGGGGATGCTGGAAGGGGAGGCTGGTAGGAAAATGCTACCATTCAGTGCCAATTATAGGAAGAATTGTCAATTACAGACCCCTAACAGAAGCATCTCAATAGGAAAGAATGGTCAAATGCAGGCTTATCTTAACAGGGAAAGATGTACATTGCATCTCCTACAAGAAGCCCACTACCCCTGCAAGTCAGCCAACGAGAAATGGGTATCACCCTGAATCTTGCTTTTCTCCAAAggacttttgttcaaaacaacccttcccaacttcctccttctccttccccttaaAATAATGTTACTCTCCTTTGTTTGTTGGACTTACCTAtggttttgc
This region of Acinonyx jubatus isolate Ajub_Pintada_27869175 chromosome X, VMU_Ajub_asm_v1.0, whole genome shotgun sequence genomic DNA includes:
- the LOC113597574 gene encoding centromere protein V-like protein 3, encoding MGRVRNGANTQQLQGQKRPGDPAAACAAIAVKGARRPPFQVRVGSHAAGRKPAAARRDSARLRRKRWWRRAREAASRGPLPAPKPPAPAASPGEMDLGAQRERWETFRKRRGLSCEGAAKFLLDTFEYPGLVYHTGGCHCGAVRFAVWAPADLRVVDCSCRLCRKKQHRHFLVPASRFTLLLGAESIVTYRSHTHPALHSFCSRCGVQSFHASVSDPGVYGVAPHCLDAGTVRSVVIEEVDGGNWGEEATKELKAIQNASPE